The Celeribacter baekdonensis genomic interval CATCCGCATCGAGGAATTCGGTGAATATCTCAATCAGCTCTTTGACAAAAACAGCCGTCCTGACGCGATTTTTGTGACCAATTCCGACGAGTTGCTTGATGCGGATCGTCCGCTGACCGCGGCTTTGGAGTTCGGTGCAAGCTATGCCTCCAATGTCGATGAAGAAATGGCCGCCGCCATTCAGGCCGCCCGCTCGGAAACCGATGTTGAGGCCCGCGCGGCACTTTATGATGAGATCACGCAAAAGGCGTATGATCTTGATTACTTGGCACCGCTGCTCAATCAAGAAGACGTTTATGGCCTTAGCGAGCGGTTGAATTGGACCCCCCGCATCGACGCCAAACTTTTGGTCAAGGAAATGTCTGTGACCGAGTGATCGGTCGGCATTTTTCAACCTCACAGGCAGAGCGGACCATGGGTTGGCTCTGCCCCTCGCAATTTTCAGGAATGGAGCGGACTCATGGGGACGTTCATATTAAGGCGATCTCTTCAGGGATTCCTTGTGGTGCTTGGCGTAACGATTGTGGTGTTTGTCGCGACCCGAATGATTGGCGATCCGGCGCAAGTGATGTTGCCGTTGTCGGCCACGGATGCGCAACGCGCCGCCTTTGAGCAACAATTCGGCTTGGATCGCCCGATGGACGCGCAGTTCATCAGTTTTGTGGGCGATCTGATGCGGTTCGATTTTGGCGAAAGTCTCTGGCAGCGCCGCTCAGCGCTTGAGGTGGTACTTGAAAAATTACCCAAAACTCTTGAGTTGATCGGGGTGGGGCTGTTGCTGGCAACGGTGGTTGGTATTCCACTTGGCGCTTTGGCTGCCGTGCGTCCCGATGGTCTGTTTGATCGCATCGTTGTCGGGTTGAGCCTGACGGGGCTGTCCGTGCCGCAATTCTGGCTTGGGCTTTTGCTCATCATGGTGTTTGCGGTGGGGCTTGGCTGGGTGCCGACCTTTGGCTCCGGCTCACTCGCGCATATGATCCTACCGGCGCTCACGCTGGCCGTGCCGTCTATGGCGCGGATCATGATGCTGGTGCGGTCCTCGGTGATCAACGAGTTGAACCAACAATATGTGCGCACCGCCAAGGCGCGCGGAATGCCGTTTGGCCGGGTGCTGTTTCAACACGCCATGCGCAACGCGCTTGTCCCGGTTTTGACGCTCGTTGGCTGGGAAGTGATCAGCGCATGGGCGGGGTACACAGTGGTGGTCGAGACGGTCTTTGCCTGGCCTGGCCTAGGATTTACCGCGATGAAGGCGATCAATCACAGCGATCTGTTCTTACTGCAAGCCATCGTCTTTGTCGTCGCGGTCGGCATCGTCTTGGTCAACATCGGGCTCGATGTGTTGTTTAAGCTGATCGACCCACGGATCAAGGAGGCTTGACCCATGACACTCACCTCACCCTCGATGTCTGACACCTCCACAACACAAAGGACTCTCATGTCATTCGCACCCGTTGGGCGCTTTCTCAAAGAGCTGTGGCGGGACAAAGCGGGCTTTGCTGGTTTTGCCTTTCTCGTCCTTTTGGTGCTCGCCGCCGTGTTTGCGCCTCTGCTTGCGCCCCATGACCCGGCCGCGCAATCGGTGATGGCGCGGCTCAAGCCGCCCATTTGGATGGAGGGCAGCGTCAGCGGCTATGTGCTTGGCACGGACATGCTGGGCCGCGACATTCTCTCTCGGCTCTTGTTTGGCGCGCGCTCGTCCTTGTTGGTCTCCGTGTCGGTTGTGGCGCTGGCCGGGTCTTTCGGCGTCATGGCCGGGCTTGTGGCAGGCTACAAAGGCGGGCTGACCGATGCGTTGATCATGCGGGTCGTGGATGTTCAGGTTGCCTTTCCGGGCCTGCTTTTGACCCTGCTTTTGGTTGCTGTGATTGGGCCATCGACCGCGACGATCATCATCGTTTTGGCCTTTTCCAACTGGATGATTTACACTCGTGTGGTGCGTGGGATCGTGATGTCGTTGCGCCAAACGCCCTTTGTCGAAGCGGCCGAGGTCGTCGGCTGCAAAAGCGCGCGGATCATCCTCAAACACATCCTGCCAAACTTGATTTCGCCACTGCTGACGCTGGCGATCCTTGAATTCACCAATATTATCTTGGCCGAAGCGGCGCTTTCATTTCTGGGTCTCGGGGTGCAACCCCCCGCGACGAGCTGGGGCCTCGATGTGGCGGGGGGCAAAAACTACATGATGATCGCGTGGTGGCCGATCACCTTCCCGGGGCTTTGCATCGCGATGACGGTGCTTTCAATCAACCTTTTCGCCAACTGGCTGCGGGTCACGACGGAACCTGCCGAACGTGAAAAACGCTACGCCCGTGGCCGTGCCGCCAAAATGCGGCGCGCAAAAAAGACCTGACCTCAGATCAGATCGGAAAGTGAAAAAATGGCATACGCACAACCCACACCCATCCTAGACGTCCGCGATCTTCACGTGGAATTCGATACAATGTCGGGCCTCGTTCAGGGCCTGCGCGGGGTTTCTTTTTCGGTCATGCCGGGGGAAACTTTGGCGCTGGTCGGGGAAAGTGGCTCCGGCAAAAGCGTGACCGCGCAGGCTATTATGGGGCTTATTGGTCTGCCGGGTTCTATTGTCTCGGGGGATATTCTTTGGAAAGGTCAGTCGCTTTTGACGCCGGAGGGGCAAAAGAAGGCAGCCACTTTGCGCGGCAAGTCCCTGTCCATGGTGTTCCAAGATCCGATGACTTCGCTCAACCCGCTGATGACCATCGGTGCGCATCTGATCGAGGTGTTGCGGCGGCATATGAAGCTCTCGAAACCCCAAGCCTTTGCGCGCGGTGTTGAGTTGCTTGAGGCCGTTGGCATCACCGAACCGCGCCGTCGTATGGCGCAATATCCGCATGAGTTTTCCGGCGGGATGCGCCAGCGCGTGATGATCGCTCTGGCCATCGCTTGTGAGCCGGACCTTTTGATTGCAGATGAACCCACCACAGCGCTTGATGTGACCATTCAGGCGCAAGTGCTTGATCTTTTGGCCGATTTGCAAAAGTCCATGGGCCTGTCCATCGTTTTGATCACCCATGATCTTGGCATCGTGGCCGGGCTATGTGAGCGGGTGGCGGTGATGTATGCGGGCTCGATTGTCGAGGCGGGCAGTGCGGCGACCGTGTTTGAACAGGCCGAACATCCTTATACCCAAGGCCTCATTCGCTCGACCCCGCGCTTGGATGATCGTCGTGATCGGCTCGTTTCCATTGAGGGCGCACCGCCAAGTCTATTACACCCGCCAAAGGGCTGCGCGTTTCAATCGCGTTGTCCGGTGGCGTCACGCCAATGCGATACCAAACCCGCACGGCAAGAGACGCCTGCGGGCGGATCGGTGTCCTGCTGGACGCCGTCGCTTCCGGCTTGGGCGGATGTGGCCAAAACCACGGAGGTGCATGCCCGATGACCGATCTGTCCAACCGGTTCAACCCCGCCCACCCTGTGCCATCCGAGTCGCCGATTTTGTCGGTGCGCGGGCTGTGCGTGACTTTCGATGGCCCACGCGAAGGGCTTTGGGGGCCGCCGAAAAAGGTCCAGGCGCTCGACAATATCACCTTTGATTTGGCGCGTGGAAAGACGCTTGGCCTTGTCGGCGAGTCCGGTTCCGGCAAGTCCACGCTGGGCCGCGCGATCATGCGCCGCTTGCCCCTGTCCAACGGGCGGGTGTTTTTCGAGGGTAAGGATATCACGGCTGTGAAAGGCGAGGCGCTGCGGCGTTTGACCCGCAATATTCAGCTCATTTTCCAAGATCCCTACACCAGCCTCAATCCACGGATGAAGGTGCTTGAACTCATTGCCGAGCCTTTACTGGTGCATGGTCTGGTGTCCTCTCTTGATGAGGCGCGTGATCAGGTGGTCGAACTGTTGCGTTTGGTAAACCTGCCCGTGGAGACCATCGACCGGTTTCCGCACAGCTTTTCCGGGGGCCAACGTCAACGCATCGGCATCGCGCGGGCGCTGGCGCTTAAACCGCAGCTCATCATCGCCGACGAACCTGTCTCGGCGCTTGACGTGTCGGTGCGCGCGCAGGTGGTGAACCTGATGCAGGATTTGCAACAGGAGTTGGGGCTGACCTATGTTTTCATCGCCCATGACCTGTCCGTGGTGCGCCATATTTCCCATGACATCGCAATCCTGCATCGCGGACATATGGTGGAAATGGCAGGTCGGGACATGATCTATGACGCTCCAGAACATCCCTACACCAAGGTGCTGTTGTCCGCTGTGCCGGAGCCCGATCCAAGTCATCGCCGCAATGGCGGGGCGAATGCGCCCAAGACCCTGCCGACCCAGACCTTAGCCTTTGATGGGGTCGGGTGTCGGTATCGGAAATGCTGTGACAAGGCCGGAGGGCATTGCCAACGCGAAGCGCCGCCTTTTGCCAAACATGAGGGCGGGCATTGGGCTGCCTGTTGGCATGTTGGGATGACGTAAGATTGGTCTGACGGATCATAACAGGGGCGCCCATCGGAGCGCCCCTGTTGGTTTTCTATGGTTTGGTTTCTTATGGTTTAGCGCCCCAATGCCGTGCCGTCTTTGCGCGGGTCCGACCCGGCGATCAGCCCGCCATCGGGCGCGCGCATCACGCATTGCGCCCCGCCAAAGTCACTGCGCCCGCCCAATTCACCCGCGCCGGTCGCATCCTCAAATCCGGCCATTTTGAGCGCTGCGGCAAAGGCCGGATCACTGCCCGGCTCAAGCGCGATGCGCGTGTCGCTTTCAAGTCGCCAGCGCGGCGCATTGATCGCCACTTGCACATCTTGCCCCCATGCCGCCACGCGCAGCATCATCTGAATATGGCCCTGCGGTTGCATCAACCCACCGACCACGCCAAAGACCGCGTGAAACACACCCTCTTTAAGCGCCGCCGCCGGGATGACGGTATGGTAGGGCCGCTTGCCACCCGCCACACCATTGATATGCCCCGGCGCGGAAAATCCATGGCCGCGGTTTTGCAGGCAGATGCCCAATTCCGGCACGCCAATGCCCGATCCAAACCGTTTGAACACGCTGCTCATCAGAGTGACGGCAAAGCCCTCACGATCGACAATCGCGGTGCACACGGTGTTGCCGGACGGGTCGGCGACGGTGTTGCGGGCATATTTCATGCCGTCGCGGGTGGCTTTGACCACCTCGATCATGCTCGTCGGGTCGTCCATCGGCAGGTCCAGAGCGTCGAGTGTTTCAAGCGCCTTGAGCACGCCGATACCATGGGTGTTGGGCGGGCATTCGAGCACCTCGATGCCTTTGAACATGCGCCGCACCGGAACATCAAAAAAGCCCTCATGCGCCGCAAGGTCTTCGACGGTCAAAAGCGCGCAGCGTGCTTTTGCGGCCCGTTCGATCGCCTCCGCGACCTCACCTTTATAAAACGCATCCGGGCCGTGGGCGGCGATGGCGTCTAAAAGATCCGCCAGTGCAGGATTGGCAAAACGGTCCCCAGCCTTTGGGATGTTCGCGCCACGATATATCAGGTTCGATGCGGGGTCGTTTTGGATGACATTGGCAAAAATCGCCCATTCACGGGCGCAAATCGGTGCGACGTCAAAGCCATCGCGTGCAAGTTCAATCGCGGGCGCGAGCAGGTCGGCAAAGGGCAGGCGGCCAAAACGGGCGTGCAAATCGGCCCAGCCGCGCGCCAGACCGGGCGTGGTGACCGAATAAGGATGGCGTTCTGGAATTTTTTGATCCGGGAAACCGGCGACATGAGCAGGGGTCAGCGCCATAGGTGCGCGCCCGGTGCCATTATACGTCAGCGGTGCCTCATTGGGCGGCAGCAGCATGGCAAGGCTGTCACCGCCAAGCCCGGTTGCCATCGGTTCCACGACACCAAGCACCGCATCCGCCGCAATCGCGGCATCCACGGCGGTGCCGCCGCGTGCGAGCATCTCCATGGCGGCTGCGGCGGCCCGCGGATGCCCGGTGGCGACGGCTTCGGTGGTGCTTTTGAGGGCGGTCGGGGTGGGGGCATTGGTCATGGTGCGGTGACGTCCTTGTGTCGGAGATTCTCTTTCGGTCAGTTTGGCATAGAAATCCAAAAAAGTATGTAATTTGTATTTCTAACTGTGATCGTTATTTTTGCATAAAATTAAAAAATACATTAAAAACATAATGATAATTCAATTTTAACTTTTTGAGCAGCCGAGAAATAAGCTGTAGACCTTAAATTTGGTATACAGTATGGTGACTGTAGGAGCCCAAAGACTCTTGCAGTCCGCTGGTGTCGTTCGGGTCCCGCACAGACAAAAACCAACACGGAGAGACGGAAATGGGCCAAGTCCTGAATCCCGATGAACTACGCACAGCCCTCGAAACAGCCATCAAGGGCAACACCGCCAACGCATCCCCGTTTAGCCTTGCTTGGGCGAGCGGAAAACTGTCGCGCGCGCATCTCGCGCGCTGGTGTGAAAACCATTATCACTATGTCGGCCCCTTCGCCGAATACCTC includes:
- a CDS encoding ABC transporter permease; the protein is MGTFILRRSLQGFLVVLGVTIVVFVATRMIGDPAQVMLPLSATDAQRAAFEQQFGLDRPMDAQFISFVGDLMRFDFGESLWQRRSALEVVLEKLPKTLELIGVGLLLATVVGIPLGALAAVRPDGLFDRIVVGLSLTGLSVPQFWLGLLLIMVFAVGLGWVPTFGSGSLAHMILPALTLAVPSMARIMMLVRSSVINELNQQYVRTAKARGMPFGRVLFQHAMRNALVPVLTLVGWEVISAWAGYTVVVETVFAWPGLGFTAMKAINHSDLFLLQAIVFVVAVGIVLVNIGLDVLFKLIDPRIKEA
- a CDS encoding ABC transporter permease, translating into MSFAPVGRFLKELWRDKAGFAGFAFLVLLVLAAVFAPLLAPHDPAAQSVMARLKPPIWMEGSVSGYVLGTDMLGRDILSRLLFGARSSLLVSVSVVALAGSFGVMAGLVAGYKGGLTDALIMRVVDVQVAFPGLLLTLLLVAVIGPSTATIIIVLAFSNWMIYTRVVRGIVMSLRQTPFVEAAEVVGCKSARIILKHILPNLISPLLTLAILEFTNIILAEAALSFLGLGVQPPATSWGLDVAGGKNYMMIAWWPITFPGLCIAMTVLSINLFANWLRVTTEPAEREKRYARGRAAKMRRAKKT
- a CDS encoding ABC transporter ATP-binding protein, whose protein sequence is MAYAQPTPILDVRDLHVEFDTMSGLVQGLRGVSFSVMPGETLALVGESGSGKSVTAQAIMGLIGLPGSIVSGDILWKGQSLLTPEGQKKAATLRGKSLSMVFQDPMTSLNPLMTIGAHLIEVLRRHMKLSKPQAFARGVELLEAVGITEPRRRMAQYPHEFSGGMRQRVMIALAIACEPDLLIADEPTTALDVTIQAQVLDLLADLQKSMGLSIVLITHDLGIVAGLCERVAVMYAGSIVEAGSAATVFEQAEHPYTQGLIRSTPRLDDRRDRLVSIEGAPPSLLHPPKGCAFQSRCPVASRQCDTKPARQETPAGGSVSCWTPSLPAWADVAKTTEVHAR
- a CDS encoding ABC transporter ATP-binding protein — its product is MTDLSNRFNPAHPVPSESPILSVRGLCVTFDGPREGLWGPPKKVQALDNITFDLARGKTLGLVGESGSGKSTLGRAIMRRLPLSNGRVFFEGKDITAVKGEALRRLTRNIQLIFQDPYTSLNPRMKVLELIAEPLLVHGLVSSLDEARDQVVELLRLVNLPVETIDRFPHSFSGGQRQRIGIARALALKPQLIIADEPVSALDVSVRAQVVNLMQDLQQELGLTYVFIAHDLSVVRHISHDIAILHRGHMVEMAGRDMIYDAPEHPYTKVLLSAVPEPDPSHRRNGGANAPKTLPTQTLAFDGVGCRYRKCCDKAGGHCQREAPPFAKHEGGHWAACWHVGMT
- a CDS encoding gamma-glutamyltransferase family protein yields the protein MTNAPTPTALKSTTEAVATGHPRAAAAAMEMLARGGTAVDAAIAADAVLGVVEPMATGLGGDSLAMLLPPNEAPLTYNGTGRAPMALTPAHVAGFPDQKIPERHPYSVTTPGLARGWADLHARFGRLPFADLLAPAIELARDGFDVAPICAREWAIFANVIQNDPASNLIYRGANIPKAGDRFANPALADLLDAIAAHGPDAFYKGEVAEAIERAAKARCALLTVEDLAAHEGFFDVPVRRMFKGIEVLECPPNTHGIGVLKALETLDALDLPMDDPTSMIEVVKATRDGMKYARNTVADPSGNTVCTAIVDREGFAVTLMSSVFKRFGSGIGVPELGICLQNRGHGFSAPGHINGVAGGKRPYHTVIPAAALKEGVFHAVFGVVGGLMQPQGHIQMMLRVAAWGQDVQVAINAPRWRLESDTRIALEPGSDPAFAAALKMAGFEDATGAGELGGRSDFGGAQCVMRAPDGGLIAGSDPRKDGTALGR